The Pseudomonas fluorescens genome includes a window with the following:
- a CDS encoding PP2C family protein-serine/threonine phosphatase has translation MMEAGPWYSAAGTDPGKTRPRNEDAFLDCPQQGVWAVADGMGGHSGGDIASQLIVANLTELPLYRDLAERSKAVRQCLRWTNRRLSQELTVTEDHPGIIGSTVVALLLEGNRGVCIWAGDSRCYLWRGRRLYQLTKDHSLQQQLIDTQHISRDEACAHPAAKALTRAVGAAPELTLEVLELDVHPGDTFLLCSDGLYQGLGAQALGSALDLASPRVVLEHLFDDVLRGPARDNLTAVVVRP, from the coding sequence TTGATGGAGGCCGGTCCCTGGTACAGCGCCGCGGGCACGGACCCTGGCAAGACCCGACCACGTAATGAGGATGCTTTTCTCGACTGCCCACAACAGGGGGTGTGGGCAGTGGCCGACGGCATGGGCGGCCACTCGGGGGGTGACATTGCCAGCCAACTGATCGTTGCCAACCTGACGGAGCTGCCGCTTTACCGGGACTTGGCTGAACGTTCGAAAGCGGTGCGCCAATGCCTGCGCTGGACCAACCGACGACTGAGCCAGGAGCTGACCGTCACCGAAGATCATCCCGGCATTATCGGCAGCACTGTGGTGGCGCTGTTGTTGGAAGGAAATCGCGGGGTCTGCATCTGGGCGGGCGACAGCCGTTGTTATCTGTGGCGCGGTCGACGACTGTACCAACTGACCAAGGACCACTCACTGCAACAGCAACTGATCGACACGCAACACATCAGCCGCGATGAGGCCTGTGCCCATCCTGCGGCCAAGGCACTGACACGCGCGGTCGGTGCCGCCCCAGAGTTGACCCTGGAGGTGTTGGAGCTGGATGTTCACCCAGGCGATACGTTTTTGCTGTGCAGTGACGGCTTGTACCAAGGCCTTGGCGCGCAAGCCCTTGGCAGTGCCTTGGACCTGGCTTCGCCACGTGTGGTGTTGGAGCATCTTTTCGACGACGTTCTGCGTGGCCCGGCACGGGATAACCTGACGGCCGTGGTGGTCCGCCCGTGA
- a CDS encoding serine/threonine-protein kinase: MNEEGNQPTYSTFANAVPTVTSSQLCVSETPGILAGRYRLERLLGAGGMAVVYRARDLLHEQFADPDPYLAVKMLSEAFDVAPDASALLYSEFALTRRLHHPNILRPYTFEVDTAQRRAFITMELMRGLTLDKLLCERPLGLPWPELKAIAVPLLDALAYAHGRGVLHGDVKPSNIMLSEEGLRLFDFGLGLAEEGPSQHLPNLNRERLNAWTPGYAAPELLEGEPLSAGADVYAVACVLYELASGKHPFQRLPSTQARDARLERALKAPHNLPRRCWPALRMALAFDPGQRRMEAARLRDALGGVWSWW; the protein is encoded by the coding sequence GTGAATGAAGAGGGTAACCAACCGACGTATTCCACCTTCGCCAACGCTGTGCCGACTGTGACATCCAGCCAGCTTTGCGTCAGCGAAACACCGGGCATACTCGCAGGACGCTATCGCCTTGAACGCTTGCTTGGGGCGGGCGGCATGGCGGTTGTTTACCGCGCGCGGGATCTGCTGCACGAACAATTCGCTGATCCCGATCCGTACCTTGCCGTGAAGATGCTCAGCGAGGCATTCGACGTGGCACCCGATGCGAGTGCGCTGCTTTACAGCGAGTTCGCCCTGACGCGGCGATTGCACCACCCGAATATCTTGCGCCCCTACACCTTCGAAGTGGATACAGCCCAACGACGGGCCTTTATCACCATGGAGCTGATGCGTGGCCTGACCTTGGACAAATTGCTTTGCGAACGGCCCCTCGGGCTGCCTTGGCCCGAACTCAAGGCTATCGCCGTGCCGCTGCTGGATGCCCTGGCGTACGCCCACGGCCGTGGCGTACTGCATGGCGACGTGAAGCCAAGCAACATCATGTTGAGCGAAGAAGGCCTGCGCCTGTTCGATTTCGGTTTGGGCCTGGCTGAAGAAGGGCCTTCTCAGCACCTGCCAAACCTGAACCGTGAACGCCTTAACGCCTGGACCCCTGGTTACGCGGCGCCTGAACTGCTTGAAGGTGAGCCCCTTTCAGCGGGTGCCGATGTCTACGCTGTGGCTTGCGTGTTGTATGAGCTGGCAAGCGGCAAACACCCATTCCAGCGGTTACCTTCCACCCAGGCTCGCGATGCCCGGTTGGAGCGCGCGCTCAAGGCGCCGCACAACCTGCCCCGGCGTTGCTGGCCGGCGCTACGAATGGCGCTGGCGTTTGATCCGGGGCAGCGGCGTATGGAGGCGGCTCGATTGCGTGACGCGTTGGGTGGCGTGTGGTCTTGGTGGTGA
- a CDS encoding DUF6124 family protein, whose protein sequence is MFKITPNPPETDRTSASTQSKTKKQNEAEKRALDYYLLPKPEKSEDASQPGQLFTVAKNADNECLLANLSENLASADAMISNLAFDLEGPRRHIALGIQQLIELSSLLANRVLDNVDPR, encoded by the coding sequence ATGTTCAAAATTACACCAAATCCCCCCGAAACAGATCGCACCTCTGCGTCCACTCAATCCAAAACGAAGAAACAAAACGAAGCAGAAAAGCGCGCCCTGGATTACTACCTGCTACCGAAACCGGAAAAGTCCGAAGATGCATCCCAACCGGGCCAGCTCTTCACCGTGGCAAAAAACGCCGACAACGAATGCCTGCTCGCCAACCTCAGCGAAAACCTCGCGTCAGCCGACGCGATGATCAGCAACCTGGCCTTCGACCTCGAAGGCCCCCGCCGCCACATCGCCCTTGGCATCCAGCAACTGATCGAACTGAGTTCATTGCTGGCAAACCGAGTGCTGGATAACGTCGATCCACGCTAG